A part of Acidimicrobiales bacterium genomic DNA contains:
- the mutM gene encoding bifunctional DNA-formamidopyrimidine glycosylase/DNA-(apurinic or apyrimidinic site) lyase, whose translation MPELPEVETIRRDLDKEVVGRRIKSVEVKGKRSIRRHKTGPEFRGRLEGKRVASIRRAGKYLLIGLDGDDVLVVHLGMSGQLLRAKGPKDPLGRHTHVIITFTQGGQLRFVDPRTFGEMFVTTADELTAQVPELAHLGFDPLENVMSWARFGQLLADRPTALKTLLMDQKFVAGIGNIYSDEILFAAGLRYDRWSNSLSAQEIRRLYRAMVETLSEAVKYRGSSLADEQYRDLYGETGDYQGQHQVYDREGQACRRCRNPVVRVKVNSRSAFLCEHCQI comes from the coding sequence ATGCCTGAGCTCCCGGAGGTCGAGACCATCCGGCGGGACCTCGACAAGGAGGTCGTGGGGCGGCGCATCAAGTCGGTGGAGGTGAAGGGCAAGCGGTCGATCCGCCGCCACAAGACCGGCCCGGAGTTCCGGGGCCGGCTCGAAGGCAAGCGCGTGGCCTCGATCCGCCGGGCCGGCAAGTACCTGCTCATCGGCCTCGACGGCGACGACGTGCTGGTGGTGCACCTCGGCATGAGCGGCCAGCTGCTGCGGGCCAAGGGCCCCAAGGACCCGCTCGGCCGGCACACGCACGTGATCATCACCTTCACCCAGGGCGGCCAGCTGCGCTTCGTCGACCCCCGCACCTTCGGGGAGATGTTCGTCACCACCGCCGACGAGCTCACCGCCCAGGTGCCCGAGCTCGCGCACCTGGGTTTCGACCCCCTCGAGAACGTCATGAGCTGGGCCCGCTTCGGCCAGCTCCTGGCCGATCGCCCCACGGCGCTCAAGACGCTGCTCATGGACCAGAAGTTCGTGGCGGGGATCGGCAACATCTACTCCGACGAGATCCTGTTCGCCGCCGGGCTGCGCTACGACCGCTGGTCGAATTCCCTGAGTGCCCAGGAGATCCGGCGCCTGTACCGGGCGATGGTGGAGACGCTGTCGGAGGCCGTGAAGTACCGGGGCTCGTCGCTCGCCGACGAGCAGTACCGCGACCTCTACGGCGAGACCGGGGACTACCAGGGCCAGCACCAGGTGTACGACCGCGAGGGGCAGGCGTGCCGGCGCTGCCGCAACCCCGTGGTGCGCGTGAAGGTGAACAGCCGCTCCGCGTTCCTCTGCGAGCACTGCCAGATCTGA
- the rnc gene encoding ribonuclease III: MGSEPAGAAPGPDDAGTGLAALAARLGSTFHDGQLLAQALSHRSWCAEAGGVPSNERLEFLGDAVLGLVVAEHCFRTFPQLPEGALAKVRAAVVNTGVLAEVAAELDIGPALLLGRGEDASGGRAKPSILANAVEAVIGALYLDRGYAAAAGLVLDLLHDRIDESAAGPGAEDFKTRLQELVLRRMGQLPRYEVEGTGPDHARRYRARLFVAGRDLGTGEGRSKKDAEQAAARLAWTVLVDDDVPAVGPEPVGHEDHRAADLGVGSDA, translated from the coding sequence GTGGGTTCCGAGCCCGCGGGCGCGGCGCCGGGGCCCGACGACGCCGGTACGGGGCTCGCCGCCCTGGCGGCGCGCCTCGGGTCGACGTTCCACGACGGGCAGCTGCTCGCCCAGGCGCTGTCGCACCGCTCGTGGTGTGCCGAGGCCGGGGGGGTGCCGTCGAACGAGCGGCTCGAATTCCTGGGTGACGCCGTGCTCGGCCTGGTCGTGGCCGAGCACTGTTTCCGCACCTTCCCGCAGCTGCCCGAGGGCGCCCTGGCCAAGGTGCGCGCCGCTGTCGTGAACACCGGCGTGCTGGCAGAGGTGGCCGCCGAGCTCGACATCGGCCCCGCCCTCCTGCTGGGCCGGGGCGAGGACGCCTCGGGGGGGCGCGCCAAGCCGTCGATCCTCGCCAACGCGGTGGAGGCCGTCATCGGGGCGCTCTATCTGGACAGGGGGTACGCGGCCGCGGCGGGGCTGGTGCTCGACCTCCTCCACGACCGTATCGACGAGTCGGCCGCCGGCCCGGGCGCCGAGGACTTCAAGACCCGTCTCCAGGAGCTCGTGCTGCGGCGGATGGGGCAGCTGCCCCGTTACGAGGTGGAGGGGACCGGCCCCGACCACGCCCGCCGCTACCGCGCCCGCCTGTTCGTGGCCGGGCGGGATCTCGGCACCGGCGAGGGGCGGTCGAAGAAGGACGCCGAGCAGGCCGCCGCCCGTCTGGCCTGGACGGTGCTGGTCGACGACGACGTCCCCGCCGTCGGCCCCGAGCCGGTGGGCCACGAGGACCACCGGGCGGCCGACCTGGGGGTGGGCAGCGATGCCTGA
- a CDS encoding acyl carrier protein, producing the protein MERHEVFELVRDQLADILEIEPGAISESSSFAEDLDADSLALIELVEALEEELGERTVGFRIEDEDLEDLRTVRDAVDYVVAKLGAG; encoded by the coding sequence ATGGAACGCCACGAGGTGTTCGAGCTGGTCCGGGACCAATTGGCCGACATCTTGGAGATCGAGCCCGGTGCCATCAGCGAGTCGTCGTCCTTCGCCGAGGACCTCGACGCCGACTCCCTCGCCCTGATCGAGCTGGTCGAGGCGCTCGAGGAGGAGCTGGGCGAGCGCACCGTCGGCTTCCGCATCGAGGACGAGGACCTCGAGGACCTCCGGACCGTGCGCGACGCCGTCGACTACGTGGTCGCCAAGCTAGGGGCGGGCTGA
- the plsX gene encoding phosphate acyltransferase PlsX translates to MAVDAMGGDNAPNDIVAGARRAVDELGVPVVLVGPPEQIGDTGGIEVIPASEVIAMDDDPGSSVRRKKDSSLVRAAEAVRDGRALAMVSAGNTGAAMASALLRMGRLKGVVRPAIATPIPQVGSHPAVLLDAGANAECTEAMLVQFAQMGAAYSSARYGVEDPTVALLSIGEEKSKGTPLVKDTHALLERTPGIRFVGNVEGRDLLHAPADVVVTDGFTGNVALKTLEGSLRFFMDALLEAFAADEDTKRAAEVMLPRLAPLAAEFDPDSIGGAMLLGVDGVCVISHGSSGERAIVSAVRVAHDVATAGLVERLARAVAPPP, encoded by the coding sequence GTGGCGGTGGACGCCATGGGCGGCGACAACGCGCCGAACGACATCGTCGCCGGGGCGCGGCGTGCCGTGGACGAGCTCGGCGTGCCCGTCGTCCTCGTCGGCCCCCCGGAGCAGATCGGCGACACGGGCGGCATCGAGGTCATCCCCGCCTCCGAGGTCATCGCCATGGACGACGACCCCGGGTCGTCGGTGCGCCGGAAGAAGGACAGCTCCCTGGTGCGCGCGGCCGAGGCGGTGCGCGACGGCCGGGCCCTGGCGATGGTGAGCGCGGGGAACACCGGGGCCGCCATGGCCAGCGCCCTGCTGCGCATGGGGCGCCTGAAGGGTGTCGTGCGCCCGGCCATCGCCACGCCCATCCCCCAGGTCGGATCGCACCCCGCCGTCCTGCTCGACGCCGGGGCCAACGCCGAGTGCACCGAGGCCATGCTCGTGCAGTTCGCCCAGATGGGGGCGGCGTACTCCTCGGCGCGCTACGGCGTGGAGGACCCGACCGTGGCGCTCCTGTCCATCGGCGAGGAGAAGTCGAAGGGCACGCCCCTGGTGAAGGACACCCACGCCCTGCTGGAGCGGACCCCCGGCATCCGCTTCGTCGGCAACGTCGAAGGCCGCGACCTGCTGCACGCCCCGGCCGACGTGGTGGTGACCGACGGGTTCACGGGGAACGTGGCGCTCAAGACCCTCGAGGGCTCGCTGCGGTTCTTCATGGACGCCCTGCTCGAGGCGTTCGCCGCCGACGAGGACACCAAGCGGGCGGCGGAGGTGATGCTGCCACGCCTCGCCCCCCTGGCGGCGGAGTTCGATCCCGACAGCATCGGCGGGGCCATGCTCCTGGGCGTGGACGGCGTGTGCGTGATCAGCCACGGCTCGTCCGGCGAGCGGGCCATCGTCTCCGCGGTGCGCGTGGCCCACGACGTCGCCACCGCGGGCCTGGTCGAGCGTCTGGCCCGGGCGGTCGCCCCGCCGCCATAG
- the rpmF gene encoding 50S ribosomal protein L32, translating to MAVPKKKTSKAKSRSRRASNWVLRPPARSVCPQCHTAKVPHLVCPTCGWYKGRQAIEID from the coding sequence ATGGCCGTCCCGAAGAAGAAGACCTCCAAGGCGAAGAGCCGGAGCAGGCGGGCATCCAACTGGGTCCTGCGCCCGCCGGCGCGCAGCGTGTGCCCCCAGTGCCACACCGCCAAGGTCCCGCACCTCGTCTGCCCCACGTGCGGGTGGTACAAGGGCCGGCAGGCGATCGAGATCGACTAG
- a CDS encoding DUF177 domain-containing protein — protein MPGRPFVVHVAALRREVGERWHEERRGPVEGLDCSGSAVPEGASLLADVVVEAVLGGVSVAGTVVAPWVGECRRCLAPASGQLRLAVRELYTEGGDGEDTYPLEGDEVDLEPLVHDAVLLELPSAPLCRPDCRGLCPECGADRNEEPCHCEPRRDPRWGALDVLRVPGGGAGPGGPAGDG, from the coding sequence GTGCCGGGCCGGCCCTTCGTCGTCCACGTCGCCGCGCTGCGCCGCGAGGTCGGCGAGCGCTGGCACGAGGAGCGCCGGGGCCCCGTCGAGGGCCTCGACTGCTCGGGCAGCGCGGTGCCCGAGGGCGCGTCGCTCCTGGCCGATGTCGTGGTCGAGGCCGTGCTGGGCGGTGTCTCGGTGGCCGGCACGGTGGTGGCGCCCTGGGTGGGGGAGTGCCGTCGCTGCCTGGCGCCGGCATCGGGCCAGCTCCGGCTGGCCGTGCGCGAGCTCTACACCGAGGGCGGTGACGGCGAGGACACGTACCCTCTCGAGGGCGACGAGGTCGACCTCGAGCCGCTGGTGCACGACGCCGTGCTGCTCGAGCTGCCGTCGGCGCCGCTGTGCCGTCCCGACTGTCGCGGGCTGTGCCCGGAGTGCGGCGCCGACCGCAACGAGGAGCCGTGCCACTGCGAGCCGCGACGCGACCCCCGCTGGGGCGCGCTCGACGTCCTGCGGGTGCCCGGCGGCGGCGCCGGGCCCGGGGGGCCGGCCGGCGACGGGTAG
- the coaD gene encoding pantetheine-phosphate adenylyltransferase, whose product MTIALFPGSFDPFHNGHLEVVERAGHLFDEVVVATLRNPQKAEPLFSLVEREEMLSDALGHLDNVRIVSVSTLVVNVARDIGATAIIRGLRAVSDFENELQMAQMNRQLSGIDTLFIPTSSTVSFVASRLLREVARYGGDVSAFVPKAVAVRLEKKFDA is encoded by the coding sequence GTGACCATCGCCCTCTTCCCCGGATCGTTCGACCCGTTCCACAACGGCCACCTCGAGGTGGTGGAGCGGGCCGGGCATCTCTTCGACGAGGTCGTGGTGGCGACCCTGCGCAACCCCCAGAAGGCGGAGCCCCTGTTCAGCCTGGTGGAGCGGGAAGAGATGCTCTCCGACGCGCTCGGCCACCTCGACAACGTGCGGATCGTGTCGGTCTCCACCCTGGTGGTGAACGTGGCGCGCGACATCGGCGCCACCGCCATCATCCGCGGCCTGCGGGCCGTGTCGGACTTCGAGAACGAACTGCAGATGGCGCAGATGAACCGGCAGCTGTCGGGCATCGACACGCTGTTCATCCCCACCAGTTCGACGGTGTCGTTCGTGGCGTCGCGCCTGCTGCGGGAGGTGGCGCGCTACGGCGGGGACGTCTCCGCCTTCGTGCCGAAGGCGGTGGCGGTCCGGCTCGAGAAGAAATTCGACGCGTGA
- the rsmD gene encoding 16S rRNA (guanine(966)-N(2))-methyltransferase RsmD — protein sequence MRVIAGDHRGRPLKTAAGTTTRPTADRVREAIFDVLGSLLDLDGTAVVDLFAGSGALGIEALSRGAASAVFVESAPAALRAIEGNLATLGLGGRARVVREDALRFLERPHRFDLALCDPPYEFSAWDTLLARLHATLAVLETRQPVEAPGGWETVKHKRYGGTLVTVVRSLGAQKGTR from the coding sequence GTGCGCGTGATCGCCGGCGACCACCGGGGTCGGCCCCTCAAGACGGCGGCGGGCACGACCACCCGCCCCACCGCCGACCGGGTGCGGGAGGCGATCTTCGACGTCCTCGGCAGCCTCCTCGACCTCGACGGGACGGCGGTCGTCGACCTGTTCGCCGGCAGCGGCGCCCTGGGCATCGAGGCGCTGTCGCGCGGGGCGGCGTCGGCGGTGTTCGTGGAGAGCGCCCCCGCGGCGCTGCGGGCCATCGAGGGCAACCTGGCGACGTTGGGCCTCGGCGGCCGGGCTCGCGTCGTGCGGGAGGACGCCCTGCGCTTCTTGGAGCGGCCCCACCGATTCGACCTCGCGCTGTGCGACCCGCCCTACGAGTTCTCGGCGTGGGACACCCTGCTCGCCCGCCTCCACGCCACCCTGGCCGTGCTCGAGACCCGGCAGCCCGTCGAGGCCCCCGGGGGCTGGGAGACCGTCAAGCACAAGCGGTACGGCGGTACGCTCGTCACCGTGGTCCGATCCCTCGGAGCCCAGAAAGGCACCCGGTGA
- the recG gene encoding ATP-dependent DNA helicase RecG: protein MREVKRVGEKRADALSTLGIATVLDLITHYPRRYIDRTRQADVAGMRIGEESLVLAGVTAVRARRTRNGRALVELDVDDGTGTLRITFFNQAWRAKQLPVGTEALFFGKLDTYRGKRQITNPVVDLVGNRTGRIVPIYPTSEKAGIAGWEFGEWVEEALRRAGPFHDPVPAAWRVELGLMDRGGAFHCIHAPATFAELERARRRLAFDELLRLQLEVVMRRHALERDARGIRHAVAPPPGGPDLVGAFVAQLPFPLTDAQRRAVAGIGADLAGALPMHRLLQGDVGSGKTVVALWALLVAVQGGHQGALMAPTEVLAEQHFLGVRALLADLAVPDPGRLGGRRPLAVALLTSRTPARERAALHEGLRAGTVDLVVGTHALLTDEVRFSSLGVVVIDEQHRFGVEQRDALRAKGRDASGGEGADPDLLVMTATPIPRTAAMVVFGDLDVTELDELPAGRTPVRTVWARATADQDAAWRLVRDEVAAGHRAYVVCPLVEGSERVQATSATEERERLEATVLAGLRIGLLHGQLKASDKEGVMERFRRGDIEVLVATTVIEVGVDVPEATVMVVRDADRFGIAQLHQLRGRVGRSERPSWCYLLAETSSPEAATRLEALERSTDGFELADVDLELRGEGTILGTRQKGRSDLKLASLRRGDRPLVEAARRVAESMLADDPDLRGDAGLADEVRLFVDEDEATYLRKS, encoded by the coding sequence GTGCGCGAGGTCAAGCGGGTGGGGGAGAAGCGGGCCGACGCCCTGTCGACGCTCGGCATCGCGACCGTGCTCGACCTCATCACCCACTACCCGCGCCGCTACATCGACCGGACCCGCCAGGCCGACGTGGCGGGCATGCGCATCGGCGAGGAGTCCCTGGTGCTGGCGGGCGTGACCGCGGTGCGCGCACGCCGCACCCGCAACGGCCGCGCCCTGGTGGAGCTCGACGTGGACGACGGCACCGGGACGCTGCGCATCACGTTCTTCAACCAGGCGTGGCGGGCCAAGCAGCTGCCGGTGGGCACCGAGGCGCTGTTCTTCGGGAAGCTCGACACCTACCGAGGGAAGCGCCAGATCACGAACCCCGTGGTCGACCTGGTGGGGAACCGCACCGGCCGGATCGTCCCCATCTACCCGACCTCGGAGAAGGCCGGCATCGCCGGCTGGGAGTTCGGCGAGTGGGTGGAGGAGGCGCTGCGCCGGGCGGGCCCGTTCCACGACCCCGTCCCGGCGGCCTGGCGCGTGGAGCTCGGCCTCATGGACCGCGGCGGCGCCTTCCACTGCATCCACGCCCCGGCGACCTTCGCCGAGCTCGAGCGCGCCCGGCGCCGGCTGGCCTTCGACGAGCTGCTGCGCCTGCAGCTGGAGGTCGTGATGCGCCGCCACGCCCTCGAGCGCGACGCCCGCGGCATCCGGCACGCGGTGGCGCCCCCGCCCGGTGGCCCCGACCTGGTGGGGGCGTTCGTCGCCCAGCTTCCCTTCCCGCTGACCGACGCCCAGCGACGGGCCGTGGCCGGGATCGGCGCCGACCTGGCGGGTGCCCTGCCCATGCACCGGCTCCTGCAGGGCGACGTCGGCTCGGGGAAGACCGTGGTGGCCTTGTGGGCCCTGCTGGTCGCGGTGCAGGGCGGCCACCAGGGCGCCCTCATGGCGCCCACCGAGGTCCTCGCCGAGCAGCACTTCCTCGGCGTGCGCGCCCTGCTCGCCGACCTGGCCGTGCCCGATCCCGGGCGCCTGGGCGGCCGGCGGCCGCTGGCGGTGGCGTTGCTCACCAGTCGCACCCCGGCCCGCGAGCGGGCCGCGCTCCACGAGGGTCTGCGGGCCGGGACCGTCGACCTGGTCGTCGGCACCCATGCGCTGCTGACCGACGAGGTCCGCTTCTCGAGCCTGGGGGTCGTCGTGATCGACGAGCAGCACCGCTTCGGCGTCGAACAGCGCGACGCCCTGCGGGCCAAGGGCCGCGACGCCTCGGGCGGCGAGGGGGCCGACCCCGACCTGCTCGTCATGACCGCCACCCCCATCCCCCGCACCGCCGCCATGGTGGTCTTCGGCGACCTCGACGTCACCGAGCTCGACGAGCTCCCGGCGGGACGGACGCCCGTGCGCACCGTGTGGGCGCGGGCGACGGCCGACCAGGACGCCGCCTGGCGGCTGGTCCGCGACGAGGTGGCCGCCGGCCACCGCGCCTACGTCGTGTGCCCGTTGGTCGAGGGCTCCGAGCGCGTCCAGGCCACGTCGGCCACCGAGGAGCGCGAGCGCCTCGAGGCGACGGTGCTGGCCGGACTGCGCATCGGCCTGCTGCACGGGCAGTTGAAAGCGTCGGACAAAGAAGGCGTCATGGAGCGCTTCCGCCGCGGGGACATCGAGGTCCTGGTGGCGACGACCGTGATCGAAGTGGGCGTGGACGTCCCCGAGGCGACGGTCATGGTGGTGCGCGACGCCGACCGTTTCGGCATCGCCCAGCTCCATCAGCTGCGCGGCCGGGTCGGGCGCTCCGAGCGGCCGTCGTGGTGCTACCTGCTCGCCGAGACCTCCTCGCCCGAGGCCGCCACGCGCCTCGAGGCGCTCGAGCGCAGCACCGACGGCTTCGAGCTGGCCGACGTCGACCTCGAGCTCCGGGGTGAGGGCACCATCCTCGGCACCCGCCAGAAGGGCCGCAGCGACCTGAAGCTGGCCTCGCTGCGGCGCGGCGACCGCCCCCTGGTGGAGGCCGCCCGGCGGGTGGCGGAGTCGATGCTGGCCGACGACCCCGACCTCCGGGGCGACGCCGGCCTGGCCGACGAGGTCCGGTTGTTCGTGGACGAGGACGAGGCCACCTACCTGCGCAAGAGCTGA
- a CDS encoding DAK2 domain-containing protein, which yields METLSRLGAGHLASTMAAYRHALRLHQDALNALNVYPVPDGDTGTNMALTVESVVAELSHVDGLVHLESPTVGAPSDPPVPADEDPPMAAVCQAIAHGSLMGARGNSGVILSQLLRGLTGALAVDDTAIGGTELARALAAASDAARQAVLRPVEGTILTVARAAAEGAGQSAHGGASLLAVVEAARAAAAEALARTPEQLPVLAQAGVVDAGGAGYLLLLDAALNVLDGRALPPAPPVRAMARSLAADALPQAGFGEEVPGAEDGLRYEVMYFLEAPDHTIPAFKEVWAGLGDSIVVVGGEGLWNCHIHTNDVGASIEAAIDAGRPRDIRVTDLAEQVDEERWVREGARSAAAAADTGPPPRTAVVAIANGEGIGRIFRSLGVHFLVPGGQSMNPSTAQILAVVEAAPSEEVVLLPNNDNIRPVAMQVCELATKTVRVVPTSGIVEGFAALLEYDPEAGAQDNAVAMAESARRVVAGEVTQAVRDAAGPAGPIRTGDWMGLSRDGIEVVGDSIAEATCGLLGKLLRDHHELVTLIEGDGAGAGETRRVTEWLAEHRPDVAVEVHHGGQPLYPYLLSIE from the coding sequence ATGGAGACCTTGAGCCGGCTCGGGGCGGGCCACCTGGCGTCGACGATGGCCGCCTACCGCCACGCCCTGCGGCTCCACCAGGACGCGCTCAACGCCCTGAACGTCTACCCCGTCCCCGACGGGGACACGGGCACCAACATGGCCCTCACGGTGGAGTCGGTGGTGGCGGAGCTCTCGCACGTGGACGGCCTGGTCCACCTGGAGTCGCCCACGGTCGGCGCCCCGTCCGACCCGCCCGTCCCGGCCGACGAGGATCCTCCCATGGCCGCGGTGTGCCAGGCCATCGCCCATGGATCGCTCATGGGGGCCCGGGGCAACTCGGGTGTCATCCTGTCCCAGCTGCTGCGCGGCCTCACCGGAGCGCTCGCCGTCGACGACACCGCCATCGGCGGCACGGAGCTGGCCCGGGCGCTCGCCGCCGCCAGCGACGCCGCCCGCCAGGCGGTGCTGCGCCCCGTGGAGGGCACCATCCTGACCGTCGCCCGGGCGGCGGCCGAGGGCGCCGGGCAGTCGGCGCACGGTGGGGCGTCCCTGCTGGCCGTGGTGGAGGCGGCCCGGGCGGCGGCGGCCGAGGCGCTGGCGCGCACGCCCGAACAGCTCCCCGTCCTGGCCCAGGCGGGGGTGGTCGACGCCGGCGGGGCGGGATACCTGCTCTTGCTGGACGCCGCCCTGAACGTGCTCGACGGCCGGGCGCTGCCCCCGGCGCCACCCGTGCGGGCCATGGCCCGTTCCCTGGCCGCCGACGCCCTGCCGCAGGCGGGGTTCGGGGAGGAGGTGCCGGGCGCCGAGGACGGCCTGCGCTACGAGGTCATGTACTTCCTGGAGGCGCCCGACCACACCATCCCCGCCTTCAAAGAGGTGTGGGCGGGCCTCGGCGACTCCATCGTCGTCGTCGGCGGCGAGGGCCTGTGGAACTGCCACATCCACACCAACGACGTGGGCGCGTCCATCGAGGCCGCCATCGACGCCGGGCGGCCGCGCGACATCAGGGTCACCGACCTCGCCGAGCAGGTCGACGAGGAGCGCTGGGTCCGGGAGGGGGCCCGCTCCGCCGCGGCCGCGGCCGACACGGGACCGCCGCCGCGCACCGCCGTCGTGGCCATCGCCAACGGGGAGGGGATCGGCCGGATCTTCCGGTCGCTCGGCGTCCACTTCCTCGTGCCCGGCGGCCAGTCGATGAACCCGTCCACGGCCCAGATCCTCGCGGTGGTCGAGGCGGCCCCCTCCGAGGAGGTGGTGCTGCTGCCGAACAACGACAACATCCGGCCCGTGGCGATGCAGGTGTGCGAGCTCGCCACCAAGACGGTGCGGGTGGTGCCCACGAGCGGCATCGTCGAGGGGTTCGCGGCGCTGTTGGAGTACGACCCCGAGGCCGGCGCGCAGGACAACGCCGTCGCCATGGCGGAGTCGGCGCGCCGTGTGGTGGCGGGCGAGGTGACCCAGGCCGTGCGCGACGCGGCGGGGCCCGCCGGGCCCATCCGCACCGGCGACTGGATGGGCCTGTCGCGTGACGGCATCGAGGTGGTGGGTGACTCCATCGCCGAGGCCACCTGCGGGCTGCTCGGCAAGCTGCTGCGCGACCACCACGAGCTCGTCACGCTCATCGAGGGCGACGGCGCCGGGGCCGGGGAGACGCGCCGTGTCACCGAGTGGCTGGCCGAGCACCGTCCCGACGTCGCCGTCGAGGTCCACCACGGCGGCCAGCCGCTGTACCCGTACCTGCTCAGCATCGAGTGA
- the rpmB gene encoding 50S ribosomal protein L28 yields the protein MAAVCEVCGKHPSFGMSLSHSHRRTKRRWNPNIQRVRALVNGTPRRLHVCTSCIRAGKVTKPPRRVGAQPS from the coding sequence GTGGCTGCCGTGTGTGAAGTGTGTGGCAAGCACCCGTCGTTCGGCATGAGCCTCAGCCACTCGCACCGCCGCACCAAGCGGCGGTGGAACCCCAACATCCAGCGGGTCCGGGCTCTGGTGAACGGCACACCCCGCCGCCTCCATGTGTGCACCTCGTGCATCCGCGCCGGCAAGGTCACGAAGCCGCCTCGCCGCGTCGGCGCCCAGCCCTCCTGA
- a CDS encoding cytochrome b N-terminal domain-containing protein: protein MSDTIRPAPAGPEPVVDEAGDSAVAGLAEPVVDDARPLPGDERMWSARLRGAAMRALPPGKLLPDRQPSYVASWVYIFGVLTLAAFVVILVSGAVLILKGPSWWHLSTTGLFFNSIHLWSVELFFFFMVLHLWGKFFMAAWRGNRALTWMTGVLCFVMSIGAAFTGYLSQQNFDSQWISTQAKDGLNSVGVGAFFNVLNFGQMLLWHVLLLPVAVAAIVGLHLLMVRHRGVVRPLPARGSRTGRHSAGERPAVAGTATAVADGGDR from the coding sequence ATGAGCGACACGATCCGCCCCGCGCCGGCGGGCCCCGAGCCGGTCGTCGACGAGGCCGGTGACTCGGCCGTCGCCGGCCTCGCCGAGCCGGTCGTCGACGACGCTCGCCCGCTGCCCGGCGACGAGCGGATGTGGAGCGCGCGTCTCCGGGGGGCCGCCATGCGCGCCCTGCCCCCCGGCAAACTCCTCCCCGACCGCCAGCCGAGCTACGTGGCGTCGTGGGTCTACATCTTCGGCGTCCTCACGCTGGCGGCCTTCGTGGTGATCCTGGTCTCGGGCGCGGTGCTCATCTTGAAGGGCCCGTCGTGGTGGCACCTGTCGACCACCGGTCTCTTCTTCAACAGCATCCACCTGTGGAGCGTGGAGCTGTTCTTCTTCTTCATGGTCCTGCACCTGTGGGGCAAGTTCTTCATGGCCGCGTGGCGCGGCAACCGGGCCCTCACCTGGATGACCGGGGTCCTGTGCTTCGTCATGTCCATCGGCGCCGCCTTCACCGGCTACCTGTCGCAGCAGAACTTCGACTCGCAGTGGATCTCGACGCAGGCGAAGGACGGCCTCAATTCCGTGGGCGTGGGGGCCTTCTTCAACGTGTTGAACTTCGGCCAGATGCTGCTGTGGCACGTGCTGCTCCTCCCGGTGGCCGTGGCGGCGATCGTGGGACTGCACCTGCTCATGGTCCGGCACCGTGGCGTCGTGCGACCGCTGCCGGCACGCGGGTCGCGCACCGGGCGCCACAGCGCCGGCGAGCGACCGGCGGTGGCGGGCACGGCGACGGCCGTCGCCGACGGCGGTGACCGGTGA